Proteins co-encoded in one Prunus persica cultivar Lovell chromosome G6, Prunus_persica_NCBIv2, whole genome shotgun sequence genomic window:
- the LOC18774308 gene encoding coiled-coil domain-containing protein 22 isoform X2: MCCLRQFLYPSEEDSYKLIRFLVERLSELSEDIGKSGPKGVNDTREVKEHSFESNLEDHKTGDQGSDLSYDKVGAKLDKLTFNGKLPELTNTNDEDASFSTSADAHLIPQKLDENGVDHVSSSSTGEFNKGGQNSVLSRKHSTEKLQNQEKLLMEEVTAKASELKHLEEELELLKEAADMAFDIHHPVEFYLAKLNEQVDVRKHHLGELKSEWEVVRKHLEEKKKILEESLYANNSDAQEKLQKLKNLELGKESILSAVQKREEELSKLSMDLAKQPKLESRRSYIERVKEITKNSRKQEADIEQILKDTRELQLESNSIQERLHRTYAVVDEMVFREAKKDAVGKQAYRLLTSIHETFEQIREKILANDRIRREVAEHEKKQMAMGSRSLNVGKLQADLDAIMRENEYLEKCLQDK; the protein is encoded by the exons ATGTGTTGCTTACGGCAGTTCTTGTATCCATCTGAAGAGGACTCGTACAAGTTGATAAGATTCTTGGTGGAGAGGCTTTCAGAATTATCTGAAGATATCGGAAAATCTGGTCCCAAGGGTGTCAATGATACAAGGGAAGTGAAAGAACACAGCTTTGAAAGCAATTTGGAGGACCATAAAACTGGTGACCAGGGGTCTGATCTTAGTTATGACAAAGTTGGAGCCAAATTGGACAAACTCACATTCAATGGTAAATTGCCTGAACTAACAAATACTAATGATGAAGATGCCTCTTTCAGCACGTCTGCTGATGCTCATCTTATTCCacaaaaattggatgaaaacGGTGTTGATCATGTATCCAGCTCTAGTACAGGAGAATTCAACAAGGGCGGACAGAATAGTGTATTAAGCAGGAAGCATTCGACTGAAAAACTGCAAAATCAGGAGAAACTGCTCATGGAGGAGGTTACTGCAAAGGCCTCCGAACTAAAGCACCTTGAAGAAGAGTTGGAATTATTAAAAGAAGCAGCAGATATGGCATTTGACATCCATCATCCGGTTGAATTTTACCTTGCAAAACTTAATGAGCAAGTGGATGTTCGAAAGCATCACCTTGGAGAATTAAAGTCAGAGTG GGAAGTAGTCAGAAAGCatttagaagagaaaaagaaaattcttgaGGAGTCTTTGTATGCAAACAACTCAGATGCTCAGGAAAAGCTCCAAAAGCTGAAAAATCTTGAACTGGGGAAGGAATCCATCTTATCTGCAGTTCAAAAAAG GGAGGAGGAACTTTCTAAACTTTCTATGGATCTAGCAAAGCAGCCAAAACTGGAATCGAGAAGATCCTATATTGAAAGGGTCAAGGAGATCACAAAGAACAGTCGGAAGCAAGAAGCTGACATAGAGCAGATCTTAAAAGACACCAGGGAGCTTCAGTTAGAGAGTAATTCTATCCAAGAACGTCTTCATCGAACGTATGCTGTTGTAGATGAAATGGTGTTCAG GGAAGCAAAGAAAGACGCAGTAGGGAAGCAGGCTTATAGGCTTCTCACTAGCATCCACGAGACTTTCGAACAAATTCGTGAGAAAATCCTGGCAAATGATAGAATACGACGAGAAGTGGCCGAACATGAAAAGAAGCAAATGGCCATGGGCTCTCGAAGCTTAAATGTGGGGAAATTACAAGCTGATCTTGATGCCATTATGAGGGAAAATGAGTACCTAGAGAAATGTCTCCAGGATAAATAA
- the LOC18774113 gene encoding ABC transporter G family member 26 has protein sequence MEIRRDNEIEDISMSPPTMGSMQIAGSSGFGHNLEFMSQAYLRNRYSEIDIEDESSNTNKDGPLPIFLKFEDVEFRVRSSKASSNTVKAMVSKVASQLNMEDNYKQILRGITGSIGPGEILALMGPSGSGKTTLLKVIGGRILDNVKGKITYNDIPYNQALKRRIGFVTQDDVLFPQLTVEETLVFAAFLRLPSSMSRQQKYARVEMIVKELGLERCRHTRIGGGFIKGISGGERKRTSIGYEILVDPSLLLLDEPTSGLDSTSANRLLLILQGLAKGGRTIITTIHQPSSRMFHSFDKLLLISEGYPVYYGKGAESLEYFSSLRFIPEIPMNPAEFLLDLATGQVNDISVPEDLVVPQGQGTLDSEKAVVRYLQLKYKTQLEPKEKGENHGTTKVPDHLRVAIQAKKDWTITWCEQFMILFKRTFRERCRDYFDKLRLVQAVGVAVLLGLLWWKSKTDTEAQLRDQVGLMFYICIFWTSSSIFGAVYVFPFEKVFLVKERKADMYRLSVYYVCSTLCDMMAHVFYPTFFMLIVYFMAGFIRTVPCFFLTLFSVLLVAVTSQGAGELFGALVLSIRRAGMVASLILMLFLLTGGYYVQHIPKFMQWLKYLSFMYYGFRLLLKVQYSGDQLYECESEGGCRSLQSSPTFDMVDLNGGMEEVWILLAMAIGYRICAYFCLRRRISISNM, from the exons ATGGAGATTAGGAGAGATAATGAGATTGAGGACATCTCAATGTCACCCCCAACAATGGGGTCTATGCAGATTGCAGGGAGCAGTGGCTTTGGTCACAACCTAGAGTTCATGTCTCAAGCATACCTTAGAAACAGGTACTCAGAGATTGACATAGAAGATGAGAGTTCTAATACCAATAAAGATGGGcctcttccaatttttcttaAG TTTGAAGATGTGGAGTTTAGGGTGAGAAGCAGCAAGGCTTCTAGCAACACAGTGAAAGCAATGGTGTCAAAAGTAGCCTCACAACTAAACATGGAAGATAATTACAAGCAGATATTAAGGGGGATAACAGGAAGCATTGGGCCAGGGGAAATTCTTGCTCTGATGGGACCTTCTGGTAGTGGGAAAACTACTTTATTGAAAGTGATTGGAGGAAGAATACTAGACAATGTCAAAGGCAAAATAACTTACAATGACATCCCATATAATCAAGCTCTTAAGAGGAG GATTGGATTTGTgacacaagatgatgtgctgTTCCCACAATTAACTGTGGAAGAAACTCTAGTTTTCGCTGCCTTTTTGCGGCTTCCAAGCAGCATGAGCCGACAGCAAAAATATGCAAGAGTGGAGATGATTGTTAAGGAGCTTGGTCTTGAAAG ATGTCGTCACACACGAATAGGTGGAGGGTTCATCAAAGGCATATCAGGAGGAGAGAGGAAAAGAACCAGTATAGGCTATGAAATTCTTGTTGATCCTTCATTGTTGTTGCTTGATGAACCAACTTCAGGCCTTGATTCTACCTCAGCTAATAGACTTCTTCTGATTCTTCAAGGACTTGCTAAG GGTGGAAGGACAATAATCACAACTATCCACCAACCATCAAGCAGAATGTTTCATTCATTTGACAAACTTTTGCTGATATCAGAAGGTTACCCTGTGTACTATGGAAAGGGTGCAGAGTCTTTGGAGTACTTTTCATCTTTGAGATTCATCCCGGAAATTCCCATGAATCCTGCAGAGTTCTTGCTTGATTTAGCCACTGGACAAGTTAACGACATTAGTGTTCCTGAAGATCTCGTGGTACCTCAAGGGCAAGGGACCCTCGACTCTGAGAAGGCTGTGGTCAGG TACCTACAACTCAAATACAAAACTCAGCTggagccaaaagaaaaaggagagaatcATGGAACAACAAAAGTACCAGACCATCTTCGAGTAGCTATTCAGGCTAAAAAGGATTGGACAATCACCTGGTGTGAGCAGTTCATGATATTGTTTAAGAGAACATTTAGAGAGAGATGCAGGGACTACTTTGATAAGCTAAGACTGGTTCAAGCGGTTGGAGTTGCAGTCTTGTTGGGTCTTCTTTGGTGGAAATCGAAGACTGACACTGAGGCTCAACTCAGAGATCAG GTCGGCTTAATGTTCTACATCTGCATTTTCTGGACATcttcatcaatttttggagcTGTATACGTGTTTCCATTCGAAAAAGTCTTCTTGGTCAAGGAAAGAAAAGCAGACATGTATAGATTAAGTGTATACTATGTGTGCAGCACTCTGTGTGACATGATGGCACATGTATTCTATCCCACCTTTTTCATGTTGATTGTGTATTTCATGGCTGGCTTTATAAGAACAGTTCCTTGCTTCTTCCTCACATTGTTTTCCGTATTATTGGTAGCTGTCACAAGCCAA GGGGCAGGAGAACTGTTTGGAGCTCTAGTTTTGAGTATTAGGAGGGCCGGGATGGTTGCCTCTCTGATACTAATGCTGTTTCTTCTCACTGGAGGCTATTATGTGCAG CATATACCGAAATTTATGCAGTGGTTGAAGTACTTGTCGTTTATGTACTACGGCTTTCGACTTCTACTGAAAGTGCAGTATTCTGGTGATCAACTATATGAGTGTGAAAGCGAAGGAGGGTGT
- the LOC18774271 gene encoding uncharacterized membrane protein At1g06890, whose product MGLLDSLVGNEVKKFVKRKDSDAGEAGRALEELRGSIYNEIRTSEGAKRQQQRICGPVVAMTFNFIVSVGIILANKLVMGRVGFKFPIFLTLIHYVTSWLLLAIFKTLSILPVAPPSRTTPFSSIFSLGAVMAFASGLANTSLKHNSVGFYQMAKIAVTPTIVSAEFILFRKTISFNKVLALAVVSAGVAIATVTDVEFNVFGALIAIAWIVPSAINKILWSNLQQQANWTALALMWKTTPVTIFFLLALMPWLDPPGVLLFQWDFNNTTAILISALLGFLLQWSGALALGATSATSHVVLGQFKTCVILLGGYLIFNSDPGFVSICGALAALCGMSVYTSLNLQKSQDNVSMQLPKQSLPTLKPKATNEESVESDVEDTTNPTTAV is encoded by the exons ATGGGGCTGTTGGATTCATTGGTGGGAAACGAAGTTAAGAAGTTTGTGAAACGAAAAGACAGTGATGCAGGAGAAGCAG GTCGAGCACTGGAAGAACTCAGAGGTTCTATCTACAATGAAATTCGAACGTCAGAAGGCGCCAAGCGCCAACAGCAACGGATTTGTGGGCCAGTGGTGGCTATGACCTTCAATTTCATTGTCTCTGTGGGGATTATCCTGGCAAACAAACTA GTAATGGGGAGAGTTGGATTTAAGTTCCCAATCTTTCTCACATTGATCCATTATGTGACATCATGGTTGCTTCTTGCCATTTTCAAGACACTTTCAATTCTTCCAGTTGCTCCTCCGTCTAGAACTACTCCTTTCTCTTCTATCTTCTCCTTAGGTGCTGTCATGGCTTTTGCCTCGGGTCTTGCCAATACAAGCCTAAAGCATAACAG TGTTGGCTTCTACCAGATGGCTAAAATTGCTGTCACTCCTACCATTGTTTCTGCTGAGTTCATTCTCTTCAGGAAAACCATTTCTTTTAACAAG GTTTTGGCTTTAGCTGTTGTCTCAGCAGGTGTGGCAATAGCAACCGTAACAGACGTAGAGTTCAATGTGTTTGGTGCTTTAATTGCAATTGCATGGATAGTCCCAAGTGCCATAAACAAAATCTTATGGTCTAATCTGCAACAGCAAGCCAATTGGACGGCGCTCGC GCTGATGTGGAAGACAACCCCGGTCACAATATTCTTCCTACTAGCTCTGATGCCATGGTTGGATCCACCAGGAGTTCTACTTTTCCAATGGGATTTCAACAACACAACAGCCATTCTTATATCAGCACTCCTTGGTTTTCTCCTCCAGTGGTCTGGAGCTCTGGCACTTGG GGCAACCTCAGCGACTTCACACGTTGTTCTTGGACAGTTCAAGACTTGTGTGATACTACTAGGGGGCTATCTTATATTTAATTCGGATCCGGGGTTTGTGAGCATTTGCGGGGCTCTTGCAGCCCTCTGTGGAATGTCTGTTTACACATCACTAAACCTGCAAAAGTCGCAAGACAATGTCAGCATGCAGCTCCCAAAGCAAAGCTTACCGACGTTAAAACCAAAAGCCACCAACGAAGAAAGTGTAGAGTCAGATGTAGAGGATACCACCAACCCCACAACTGCTGTGTGA
- the LOC18774308 gene encoding coiled-coil domain-containing protein 22 isoform X1 has translation MEESREILLKSLENSGVCVLNDVSSVRDLTPATLVSICGQSLNLIGKTPPFPTSLPGSSVADKFKLCTDIASAIKSLGYLADLSFHQFLYPSEEDSYKLIRFLVERLSELSEDIGKSGPKGVNDTREVKEHSFESNLEDHKTGDQGSDLSYDKVGAKLDKLTFNGKLPELTNTNDEDASFSTSADAHLIPQKLDENGVDHVSSSSTGEFNKGGQNSVLSRKHSTEKLQNQEKLLMEEVTAKASELKHLEEELELLKEAADMAFDIHHPVEFYLAKLNEQVDVRKHHLGELKSEWEVVRKHLEEKKKILEESLYANNSDAQEKLQKLKNLELGKESILSAVQKREEELSKLSMDLAKQPKLESRRSYIERVKEITKNSRKQEADIEQILKDTRELQLESNSIQERLHRTYAVVDEMVFREAKKDAVGKQAYRLLTSIHETFEQIREKILANDRIRREVAEHEKKQMAMGSRSLNVGKLQADLDAIMRENEYLEKCLQDK, from the exons ATGGAAGAATCGCGGGAAATACTGCTAAAGTCGTTGGAGAACTCGGGCGTTTGCGTCCTAAACGACGTATCGTCGGTGCGAGACCTGACGCCGGCGACCTTAGTCTCGATCTGTGGCCAGTCTCTCAACCTCATCGGCAAAACGCCGCCGTTTCCCACTTCCCTCCCTGGTTCCTCCGTTGCCGACAAGTTCAAGCTCTGTACGGACATCGCTTCCGCGATCAAGAGCCTCGGTTACCTCGCCGACCTCAGTTTCCACCAG TTCTTGTATCCATCTGAAGAGGACTCGTACAAGTTGATAAGATTCTTGGTGGAGAGGCTTTCAGAATTATCTGAAGATATCGGAAAATCTGGTCCCAAGGGTGTCAATGATACAAGGGAAGTGAAAGAACACAGCTTTGAAAGCAATTTGGAGGACCATAAAACTGGTGACCAGGGGTCTGATCTTAGTTATGACAAAGTTGGAGCCAAATTGGACAAACTCACATTCAATGGTAAATTGCCTGAACTAACAAATACTAATGATGAAGATGCCTCTTTCAGCACGTCTGCTGATGCTCATCTTATTCCacaaaaattggatgaaaacGGTGTTGATCATGTATCCAGCTCTAGTACAGGAGAATTCAACAAGGGCGGACAGAATAGTGTATTAAGCAGGAAGCATTCGACTGAAAAACTGCAAAATCAGGAGAAACTGCTCATGGAGGAGGTTACTGCAAAGGCCTCCGAACTAAAGCACCTTGAAGAAGAGTTGGAATTATTAAAAGAAGCAGCAGATATGGCATTTGACATCCATCATCCGGTTGAATTTTACCTTGCAAAACTTAATGAGCAAGTGGATGTTCGAAAGCATCACCTTGGAGAATTAAAGTCAGAGTG GGAAGTAGTCAGAAAGCatttagaagagaaaaagaaaattcttgaGGAGTCTTTGTATGCAAACAACTCAGATGCTCAGGAAAAGCTCCAAAAGCTGAAAAATCTTGAACTGGGGAAGGAATCCATCTTATCTGCAGTTCAAAAAAG GGAGGAGGAACTTTCTAAACTTTCTATGGATCTAGCAAAGCAGCCAAAACTGGAATCGAGAAGATCCTATATTGAAAGGGTCAAGGAGATCACAAAGAACAGTCGGAAGCAAGAAGCTGACATAGAGCAGATCTTAAAAGACACCAGGGAGCTTCAGTTAGAGAGTAATTCTATCCAAGAACGTCTTCATCGAACGTATGCTGTTGTAGATGAAATGGTGTTCAG GGAAGCAAAGAAAGACGCAGTAGGGAAGCAGGCTTATAGGCTTCTCACTAGCATCCACGAGACTTTCGAACAAATTCGTGAGAAAATCCTGGCAAATGATAGAATACGACGAGAAGTGGCCGAACATGAAAAGAAGCAAATGGCCATGGGCTCTCGAAGCTTAAATGTGGGGAAATTACAAGCTGATCTTGATGCCATTATGAGGGAAAATGAGTACCTAGAGAAATGTCTCCAGGATAAATAA